Proteins from one Triticum aestivum cultivar Chinese Spring chromosome 7A, IWGSC CS RefSeq v2.1, whole genome shotgun sequence genomic window:
- the LOC123152534 gene encoding 3-ketoacyl-CoA synthase 5 has product MVLVLLVDNLFLIWHDTSAHIRLFLLFLCVTTAITLYLMNGSRTVYLVDYACFRPNANHRISKAAWIENIHHSQSDNNDDDNHRFLTRISERSDLGDETYLPPPHHYIPPHYSLSEARAEAELSIFTAIDDLLAKTSINLDAISILIVNCSVFNPTPSLADMIMRRYKLRDDICNVQLSGMGCSAGLIAVGLAKDLLQTAPSDAHALVVSTEIMNRTYYTGRKREMQVFNMLFRMGGSAVLLSTSGTKARFQLAHVIRTCTGYQDNAYQCVFHEEDDKGNLGLNLSKNLVDVAGKALRANIITVGPLILPLSVKIAIFLSYISGKVLNGTAKPYVPDFRTAFDHLCVHAGGRAVIDAVQRSLGLLDEHVEPSRMTLHRFGNTSSSSVWYELAYSEAKGRMTKGDRVWMIGFGSGYKCNSVVLKCIQPANNADKAWQDCIYRYPMDVPKEV; this is encoded by the coding sequence atggtACTGGTACTCCTAGTAGACAATCTATTTCTCATTTGGCATGATACTTCTGCACACATCCGCCTCTTCTTACTTTTTCTGTGCGTTACCACTGCAATCACCCTGTACCTCATGAACGGTTCGCGCACCGTATATCTTGTTGATTATGCCTGCTTCCGGCCTAATGCCAACCACCGCATCAGCAAGGCCGCATGGATTGAGAACATTCACCACTCCCAGTctgacaacaacgacgacgacaacCATCGGTTCTTGACCCGTATTTCTGAACGGTCAGACCTTGGCGATGAGACCTACCTCCCGCCTCCCCACCACTATATCCCACCGCATTATTCTTTAAGCGAAGCTCGTGCAGAAGCGGAACTGTCCATCTTCACGGCCATAGATGATCTGCTAGCGAAGACATCTATCAACCTTGATGCAATTTCCATACTCATCGTGAACTGCAGCGTTTTCAATCCAACTCCGTCGCTCGCTGACATGATCATGAGAAGATACAAGCTTCGAGATGATATATGCAACGTGCAACTCTCTGGGATGGGCTGCAGCGCAGGCCTCATCGCGGTGGGTCTTGCGAAGGACCTCTTGCAGACCGCTCCCTCCGACGCGCATGCCTTGGTTGTGTCCACGGAGATTATGAATAGGACCTACTACACTGGGAGGAAGCGTGAAATGCAAGTGTTCAACATGTTGTTCCGCATGGGTGGCTCCGCGGTGCTCCTCTCAACCTCGGGTACCAAAGCTCGTTTTCAGCTCGCGCACGTGATTCGGACATGCACCGGGTACCAAGACAATGCATACCAATGTGTGTTCCatgaggaagatgacaaggggaaTCTTGGTCTCAATTTATCCAAGAACCTTGTGGACGTTGCTGGCAAGGCTCTCAGGGCTAACATCATCACGGTTGGACCTCTTATTCTTCCTTTGTCAGTCAAGATTGCAATTTTTCTCTCATACATTTCAGGGAAGGTGCTAAATGGAACCGCCAAGCCATATGTGCCCGATTTCCGCACAGCTTTCGACCATTTGTGCGTCCATGCGGGTGGACGAGCGGTGATTGATGCAGTGCAACGTAGCCTCGGTCTGCTAGATGAGCATGTTGAGCCATCAAGGATGACACTTCACAGGTTTGGGAACACATCGAGTAGCTCGGTATGGTATGAGCTGGCCTACAGTGAGGCCAAGGGTCGAATGACGAAGGGGGACCGAGTTTGGATGATTGGGTTTGGCTCAGGATACAAGTGTAACAGTGTGGTGTTGAAGTGCATCCAGCCAGCAAACAATGCTGATAaggcatggcaagattgcatatatcgCTACCCAATGGATGTTCCTAAGGAGGTGTAG